The Hippea alviniae EP5-r region ATCGCTCAATTCAACTTATCATAAAAAACAAACAACAGCTTTTAAAACCATACCATCAAGAGATAGAAAACAGGTTCAAACTGACGATAAAAAATAAAAGACAGAGAATTGAAATCTTAACATCAAAGATAGAAAACTTATCACCTTTATCTATTCTGAAAAAGGGTTATTCAATTACCTTTGATGAAAGTGGAAAACCTATAAGAAGCATATCTCAGATAAAAGAAGGAGACCTGATAACAACACGCTTTGGAGAAGGTGAAGCAACTTCTCTTGTCAAATCAATAAAAAATTAAAGGGGGGCTTAAAGCCCCCGTCTTTTTGTTTCTTAGTATTTTCTCTTGAGTATCTCTTTCTGAAGTGCAGCAATAGCCTTCGTCGGGTTGAGCTCCTTTGGACATGCATGGATACAGTTGAGAATTGTATGGCATCTCCAGACACCATGTATATTGTTGACAACATCAAGCCTTTCGTCAGAGCCTTCATCCCTTGTATCAAGAACAAATCTTGCAGCGTTAAGCAGGGCAGATGGTCCAAGATAGTCTGGGTCTGCCCAGTAAGATGGACAGGAGCTTGAACAACATCCGCACAATATACACTCATAAAGACCATCAAGCTTCTTTCTATCTTCAACACTCTGAAGTCTCTCTCTCAATGGTGGTGGTGTCTTCTCTATCAAGTAAGGCTTAACTGCATAGTATTTATTGAAGAAGTCATCAAAATCGCACACAAGGTCTTTTACTATAGGAAATCCGGGAAGCGGTTTAATAACAAGCACATCGCTATTGTAATCTTCTATGTGAGCCATACAAGAGACTGTGTTCATGCCGTTGATGTTCATTCCGTCAGAACCGCAGACACCTTCACGGCAGCTCCTTCTATAGCTCAAAGTGGGGTCTTGCTCCCACTTGATCTGATTCAGACCATCAAGCACCATCATACCCTTTCGGGTAATGGTTACTTCATAATCTTTATAGTAAGGAGCCTTATCCTTTTCAGGGTCATATCTGAAAATCTTAAATATCACTTTATCTCCAACATTCAATGCCATTATTTACTCCTCCTTACCTTTAGTAAACCCTCTTCTTGGGTTCAAATGTTGGTGCTGTAGCTCCCTTCATCCTAACTGGTTTATAATCAAACCTTATAGAGCCATCTTCATCAAGATAAACGAGTGTATGTTTCAGCCAGTTCTTATCATCTCTTTCTGGATAGTCTTCTCTATAATGACCGCCTCTACTCTCTGTTCTATTCAAGGCTGCCATTGTCTCTATCTTGGAAAGTGTCAACAGAGACCTTAATTCAAAGTATTCAACGAGTTCGCTATTGAAGTGCAAGCTCTTATCTGCCAATCCCATCTGATTGAATTTCTCTTGAAGCTCATCAAGTATCTTAAGCTCTTTCTTCAAGCCTTCTTCTTC contains the following coding sequences:
- a CDS encoding succinate dehydrogenase iron-sulfur subunit; translation: MALNVGDKVIFKIFRYDPEKDKAPYYKDYEVTITRKGMMVLDGLNQIKWEQDPTLSYRRSCREGVCGSDGMNINGMNTVSCMAHIEDYNSDVLVIKPLPGFPIVKDLVCDFDDFFNKYYAVKPYLIEKTPPPLRERLQSVEDRKKLDGLYECILCGCCSSSCPSYWADPDYLGPSALLNAARFVLDTRDEGSDERLDVVNNIHGVWRCHTILNCIHACPKELNPTKAIAALQKEILKRKY